In the genome of Cryptomeria japonica chromosome 8, Sugi_1.0, whole genome shotgun sequence, one region contains:
- the LOC131060581 gene encoding WUSCHEL-related homeobox 3 has translation MVLRRTVISRVLTFPFAPSQPLNPLCPHSILSQNPSFYLFHPFAYSSPLISNSILSQNPSFYLFHPFAYSSPLISNSNAIMTTSRKLGVLNIEEKKEAMTAGMLFTSVPMTAAMAQPATTRWNPTPEQLMILEDMYRGGIRTPNAEEIQQITAHLSLYGKIEGKNVFYWFQNHKARDRQKLRRKMETKQQEPKSSKTLAGETGLGLDLNHGWIYSSHESIQDQFHSSVQEYGYDYEYGEEMENRCASVRPLKTLELFPTCSGL, from the exons ATGGTGTTAAGACGAACTGTCATTTCTCGTGTACTAACCTTCCCATTTGCTCCCTCGCAGCCTTTAAATCCCCTCTGCCCTCATTCCATTTTGTCTCAAAATCCTTCCTTCTATCTCTTTCACCCATTTGCCTACTCTTCTCCCCTTATCTCTAATTCTATTTTGTCTCAAAATCCTTCCTTTTATCTCTTTCACCCATTTGCCTACTCTTCTCCCCTTATCTCTAATTCTAATGCTATCATGACTACTTCACGCAAGCTTGGCGTTCTCAAtatagaggagaagaaagaagccATGACTGCTG GAATGTTGTTCACGAGTGTCCCTATGACTGCTGCAATGGCACAGCCAGCGACCACGCGATGGAATCCCACTCCAGAACAGCTGATGATACTAGAGGACATGTACAGAGGAGGGATTCGAACCCCCAACGCCGAAGAGATTCAGCAAATCACAGCACATCTCTCCTTGTATGGCAAAATAGAAGGGAAGAATGTGTTCTACTGGTTCCAGAATCACAAGGCTCGAGACAGACAGAAGCTCAGACGCAAGATGGAGACCAAACAGCAGGAACCCAAGTCTAGCAAAACCCTTGCAGGG GAAACTGGATTGGGTTTGGATCTGAACCATGGTTGGATTTACAGCAGCCATGAATCTATACAAGATCAGTTTCACTCTAGCGTTCAGGAGTATGGATATGATTATGAATATGGAGAAGAGATGGAGAATAGATGTGCCTCTGTCAGGCCTCTCAAAACTCTGGAGTTGTTTCCCACATGCAGTGGTTTATAA